One genomic segment of Plasmodium cynomolgi strain B DNA, chromosome 14, whole genome shotgun sequence includes these proteins:
- a CDS encoding small GTPase rab11 (putative): MSMKEDYYDYLFKIVLIGDSGVGKSNLLSRFTRDEFNLESKSTIGVEFATKSIQLKNNKIIKAQIWDTAGQERYRAITSAYYRGAVGALLVYDITKKNSFENIEKWLKELRDNADSNIVILLVGNKSDLKHLRVINDNEATQFAKKEKLAFIETSALEATNVELAFHQLLNEIYNVRQKKQGTKNEDSMSIQPRGKKINVDDDNDDNDSKKKSKCC, from the exons atgtcaATGAAGGAAGATTACTACGACTACCTGTTTAAAA TTGTTCTGATAGGAGATTCCGGCGTGGGGAAATCTAACTTACTCTCCAG ATTCACGAGAGACGAATTTAACCTAGAAAGTAAAAGCACCATAGGTGTAGAATTCGCGACAAAAAGCATtcagttaaaaaataataaaataataaaagcaCAGATATGGGACACAGCCGGGCAGGAGAGATATAGGGCCATCACCTCAGCGTATTATCGAGGGGCAGTTGGGGCCTTGCTTGTGTACgacataacaaaaaaaaactcattcgaaaatattgaaaagtGGCTGAAGGAGTTAAGAGATAATGCTGATTCTAACATTGTTATCCTACTGGTTGGTAACAAAAGTGACTTAAAACATTTACGTGTAATAAACGATAATGAAGCAACTCAGTTTgcgaagaaagaaaaattggccTTCATAGAGACCTCAGCTCTGGAAGCAACCAACGTGGAACTAGCATTTCACCAGTTACTGAATG AAATTTACAACGTCCGGCAGAAAAAGcaaggcacaaaaaatgaagacagcATGTCCATCCAACCtcgcgggaaaaaaataaat GTGGACGACGATAATGACGATAATGattcaaagaaaaaatccaaGTGTTGTTGA
- a CDS encoding cyclophilin E (putative): MSDDNATEVLYVGGIDETIDEKSLYDIFSSFGDVRNIEVPINLVTKKNRGFAFVEYVEKDDAKHALYNMNNFELNGKKIHVNYSKNRKMEQYKPVWIDDLYNQEKMKQMEEGNSNQVENVEKDPPD; the protein is encoded by the exons atGAGTGATGATAACGCGACTGAGGTGTTGTATGTAGGGGGAATTGATGAGACAATAGACGAAAAGAGTTTgtatgacattttttcttcctttggtGATGTAAGAAATATCGAGGTGCCTATAAATTTGGTTACAA aaaaaaatcgagGATTCGCATTCGTGGAGTATGTGGAAAAGGATGATGCGAAGCATGCCTTATACAACATGAATAATTTTGAattaaatggaaagaaaattcaTGTCAACTACTccaaaaataggaaaatgGAACAGTATAAGCCGG tTTGGATAGACGATTTGTATAACCAGGAAAAGATGAAACAAATGGAGGAGGGAAATTCAAAC CAGGTGGAAAACGTAGAAAAGGACCCCCCTGATTAA
- a CDS encoding big signal peptidase (putative): MTLTSGSSMCPLINKNGVILFYVCDDTVRFIHQARTIFLYSCINLLLRCYAVIGSNFEQAYMVILNNKIFSMVEKLKKKMTENKHVYRRGDVVLLTSPVNDKKRVCKRIIAIGNDKLFVDNINAFVHVPKDNIWIEGDNKMDSFDSRNYGFVHMDLIIGRVIFLLDPFINFRFINNKTNRNKANRICCLLGKGKLTLFGGNLAEMINFYGERFIPIGNGTF, encoded by the exons ATGACGCTGACGAGTGGATCGAGTATGTGTccattaataaataaaaacggaGTCATATTATTCTATGTGTGTGATGACACTGTAAGATTTATTCACCAAGCGCGCACCATTTTTCTGTACAGCTGTATAAACCTACTGCTTCGTTGTTACGCTGTAATTGGGTCAAACTTTGAGCAAGCCTATATggtcattttaaataataaaatttttagcaTGGtagaaaagttaaaaaaaaaaatgacagaaaATAAACATGTTTACAGAAGAGGCGATGTCGTATTGTTAACTTCTCCTgtgaatgacaaaaaaagagtgtGTAAAAGGATTATTGCCATAGGGAATGATAAATTATTCGTTGATAATATAAACGCCTTTGTCCACGTTCCTAAGGATAACATATGGATAGAAGGggacaacaaaatggatTCTTTTGACAGTCGAAATTACGGATTTGTTCATATGGATTTAATAATTGGCAGAGTCATTTTCTTGCTCGATCCGTTTATCAACTTTCGTTTTATTAATAACAAAACGA ATAGAAATAAAGCAAACCGAATTTGCTGTTTGCTGGGCAAAGGAAAACTAACCCTCTTTGGAGGAAACCTTGCAGAaatgattaatttttatggGGAAAGGTTTATCC
- a CDS encoding hypothetical protein (putative), whose translation MMLSMQLSKENEFLQKIKVLEKQLLKRDTLLEELNNLLKKRKYEYELLLQEKENLTNTVNMMRSDMCKNRKKEKLKEEEYLNNEKESENFLNLYKNNNEELHITKRCLIQIETELHLYKKQNEKQKNEIQRLYKIISCMNKEKALTPPVVLALQNDYVRGRNSKALNEYMQVKTIQDPPPGLSTQMENKVTILKHMSPEKKLQQRMTYDDNLLKLNLMQSQEQKNLFNKILETLNKIQHVKYGDNKIDFFFSSNVLHFFESNKEQKLLCTNNGSLNNLFSITTESAEDSSHFKKNKKKKERRGVGPKHTLAGSEDSSSEDDDSDAQHGLGDKTTTISDDTSHGTSEETTSEEDTHSDGEGGESESSGSTSSDSKSSHSKSNDDASSDSQSDSHPSCAKRGNQKGGNSDESASDTDEDNINHIQNKRSYTGNKRALLNYENYKEKFIGITNKEIFIYSKKGDEDPVYVLKNKNVKNVKTFYSKQVYMLEYISFDNTLQKHYFLIKNDDKSLRMYYALQYAGFIKHDMDKFEGEEENKRDNVGRLNKNYHENKAQSVSDQQEKASYYSKLSSTSPQIIVNIFTPNGIDKNGNNIPYLCSNVLMKRSPQNNHLMLKNFDNKKALINCQDYHMDYKNNKFTLYFNDFKDQHIILPKSKGCTDILQDILNQMSWKNSHQLYEFGNKDAHDDEDVDSSDVPSYDSEGLTAGKGKYNAREKMGERGANTGRAVDREIYTERERNGEWVRDGARDESRDGLRDRDKEGGKDGGRDFFRELDRSRSREMDAKRESEPEHKSESDRKMGIPRKGLMDKGVERESDKAKEREREQELEGEKERDGEKGTDDRKDDILANSNIPDKMEDTFCIKDNVIYISKDGTPFKDQMSFNDENAFKFQNENLQILRDDGAQELTFIKSEENKDEETYIFHYPKKEKYDNFISKLSKNNFNVIQKNVYDKMKKQGKNEEMEKKSFNAESDGKTEPGEEKIEKTDKFIKNNQVVVIEKGVLSIYKDYGNENSVPIIKFTSDFCDVQANEQNGEISINETSKDSNDRIVLDCLNKTEFHRWKNALCFGGFIKGESVSSSYMNLKKHIFSINLFDNMDIKSLVRVNNNFIYIYPNNEMSKPLFSFDKEKIELVLISDLRKIRIYMQRDTLYEQRYDIIISLARDFASIKEEIEKYNFHSINKKKTQKIRKPFVLCKTDIIAIHKDKYKLKPDLILDKKNCTVSYDKDKFTITFNIKSKLDTTQEDIKTLTLSNAVNFNKWLVTLKVASFIPGLYELEDGISFPTIIFGHTCPEATSLLGKRNSFMDFFKK comes from the exons ATGATGTTGAGCATGCAACTAAGtaaagaaaatgaatttcttcaaaaaatcaAAGTACTGGAAAAGCAACTACTCAAAAGAGACACCCTCCTGGAGGAATTAAACaaccttttgaaaaaaagaaaatatgaatacgAATTGTTGTTacaggaaaaagaaaacctaACAAATACTGTTAACATGATGAGAAGTgatatgtgtaaaaataggaagaaggaaaaactaaaggaagaagaatatttaaataatgaaaaagaaagtgaaaatttcttaaatctgtataaaaataataatgaagaATTACACATCACCAAGAGATGCTTAATACAAATTGAGACCGAACTacatttgtataaaaaacaaaacgaaaaacagaaaaatgaaatccAGAGgctgtacaaaataattagcTGTATGAACAAAGAAAAGGCTCTTACCCCCCCCGTCGTATTAGCTTTACAAAATGATTATGTCAGAGGTAGAAATAGTAAGGCGCTAAATGAATATATGCAAGTGAAGACTATTCAAGATCCCCCCCCGGGTCTTTCAACACAAATGGAGAATAAGGTAACCATACTGAAGCACATGAGtcctgaaaaaaaactgcagcAACGGATGACCTATGATGATAATTtactaaaattaaatttaatgcaATCgcaggaacagaaaaatctatttaataaaatattagaaACGTTAAACAAAATTCAGCATGTGAAATATGGcgataataaaattgattttttcttttcttccaacgttttgcacttttttgaAAGCAACAAGGAACAGAAATTATTGTGCACTAATAATGGATcactaaataatttattcagCATAACCACCGAGTCGGCGGAAGACTCCAGCCATTT taaaaagaacaagaaaaaaaaggaaaggcgGGGAGTTGGTCCAAAGCACACATTAGCAGGGTCGGAAGACAGCTCCAGCGAAGACGATGACAGCGATGCACAGCACGGCCTTGGAGACAAGACGACCACCATCAGTGATGACACGAGTCACGGCACAAGTGAAGAAACCACCAGCGAGGAAGACACACACAGTGATGGTGAAGGTGGGGAAAGCGAAAGCAGCGGTAGTACAAGCAGTGATAGCAAAAGTAGCCATAGCAAAAGCAACGATGACGCGAGCAGCGATTCACAGAGCGACTCGCATCCCTCCTGTGCCAAACGGGGAAATCAGAAAGGAGGCAACAGCGACGAGTCAGCAAGTGACACAGATGAAGACAACATCAACCATATACAGAACAAACGAAGTTACACAGGAAATAAGAGGGCCCTGTTAAATTATGAgaattataaagaaaaattcataGGAATtacaaataaagaaatatttatatatagcaaaaaaggggacgaaGATCCAGTGTACgttctaaaaaataaaaatgttaaaaatgtgaagacgTTTTATAGTAAGCAGGTATATATGTTGGAGTATATCTCATTCGACAACACTCTACAaaagcattattttttaataaaaaatgacgatAAGTCACTGAGAATGTACTACGCTTTGCAGTACGCAGGGTTTATCAAACATGACATGGACAAATttgaaggggaggaagaaaacaaaagggaTAACGTGGGAagattaaacaaaaattatcatGAGAACAAAGCACAAAGTGTAAGTGATCAACAGGAAAAGGCTTCATATTACAGCAAACTAAGTTCGACCTCCCCCCaaattattgtaaatatatttacccCCAATGGGATTGACAAAAATGGTAATAACATACCTTACTTATGTAGTAATGTACTAATGAAGAGAAGCCCCCAAAATAATCATCTaatgcttaaaaattttgacaatAAAAAGGCTCTTATTAACTGCCAAGATTATCATAtggattataaaaataataagttCACCCTCTATTTTAATGACTTTAAAGATCAGCATATTATTTTGCCAAAGAGTAAAGGGTGCACGGATATCCTGCAGGACATCCTAAATCAAATGAGCTGGAAAAATTCGCACCAGCTTTACGAATTTGGCAACAAAGATGCACACGATGATGAAGATGTGGACAGCTCTGACGTGCCTTCTTACGACTCGGAAGGGTTAACCGcgggaaaggggaaatataatgctagggaaaaaatgggcgagCGGGGGGCCAACACAGGTAGAGCAGTGGATAGGGAGATATACACGGAAAGGGAGAGGAACGGAGAATGGGTTAGAGATGGGGCTAGAGATGAATCCAGAGATGGGCTTAGAGATAGGGACAAGGAGGGAGGCAAAGATGGAGGAAGAGACTTCTTTAGAGAATTGGACAGATCACGTAGTAGAGAAATGGAcgcgaaaagggaaagcgaACCCGAGCATAAAAGCGAAAGCGacagaaaaatgggaatccCGAGAAAGGGTTTAATGGATAAGGGAGTCGAAAGAGAGAGCGACAAAGCGAAGGAACGAGAGCGGGAACAGGAGTTGGAAGGAGAGAAAGAACGAGATGGGGAGAAAGGCACGGACGATAGAAAGGATGACATCCTGGCAAATTCGAACATTCcggacaaaatggaagacaCGTTCTGTATAAAAGATAATGTAATTTACATATCCAAAGATGGCACCCCTTTTAAGGACCAAATGAGCTTCAATGATGAAAACGCTTTTAAATTCCAAAACGAAAATTTGCAGATACTGAGAGATGATGGCGCGCAAGAATTAACCTTTATAAAGAgcgaagaaaataaagatgAAGAGACCTACATTTTTCACTACCccaagaaggagaagtatgataattttatatcCAAATTAAGTAAGAACAATTTTAACGTGATTCAGAAAAATGtttatgataaaatgaaaaagcaaggaaaaaacgaagaaatggaaaaaaaatcatttaatgCAGAGTCAGACGGAAAGACCGAAccaggggaggaaaaaatagagaaaacggataaatttattaaaaataaccaAGTAGTTGTCATCGAGAAGGGAGTATTATCAATTTATAAAGATTACGGAAACGAGAATTCTGTTCCCATAATCAAATTTACATCCGATTTTTGTGATGTACAagcaaatgaacaaaatggagaaattaGCATAAACGAAACGTCAAAAGATTCTAATGATAGAATTGTTCTCGATTGCTTAAATAAAACAGAATTCCATAGGTGGAAAAACGCGCTATGTTTCGGTGGCTttataaaaggagaaagtgTCAGCAGTTCCTAcatgaatttgaaaaaacacatattCTCCATCAATTTATTTGACAACATGGACATAAAAAGTTTAGTCCGAGtaaataacaattttatatacatttatccAAATAACGAAATGAGCAAACCCTTATTTTCCTTtgacaaggaaaaaatagaattGGTGCTAATTTCGGACCTAAGGAAAATACGAATTTATATGCAAAGGGATACCCTATATGAGCAGCGATACGATATAATCATTTCGTTGGCGCGCGATTTCGCGAGCATTAAAGAGGAAATAGAAAAGTACAATTTTCACTcaataaataagaaaaaaactcaaaaaataagaaagcCCTTTGTGCTGTGCAAAACGGATATTATAGCTATACATAaggataaatataaattaaaaccGGACCTTATactggacaaaaaaaactgcacagTTTCATATGATAAAGACAAATTCACGATCACCTTTAACATTAAAAGTAAATTAGATACCACTCAGGAAGACATAAAAACCCTTACCCTATCTAATGCAgttaattttaacaaatggTTGGTCACACTAAAAGTGGCTTCCTTCATACCTGGCCTTTACGAACTAGAAGATGGCATCTCCTTTCCCACCATCATTTTTGGGCATACCTGTCCCGAGGCAACTAGCTTACTTGGGAAGAGAAATTCGTTcatggatttttttaaaaaataa
- a CDS encoding dihydrolipoyllysine-residue succinyltransferase component of 2-oxoglutarate dehydrogenase complex (putative), with protein sequence MTQNLVLRLNKPLFYNAKGISRILNLECKQCVKCHSKFKRCFSIDTIKVPRLGDSITEGTISEWKKKVGDYVKMDETITIIDTDKVSVDINSKVSGELSKIFAEAGEIVLVDAPLCEIDTSVEPPANISEVKKEIAQSKTVEESEEIGSEKEKDEKDQNSAHKESERRISDENNAGMLYETVSERTETRVRMLPIRKRIAERLKESQNTCALLTTFNECDMSKVIVLRSELKDIFQKKHGCKLGFMSLFMHASTLALKKMPQVNAYIDNDEIVYRNYIDISVAVATPNGLTVPIIRNCQNKKLSELEQSLSELATKARNNKLSLDDFTGGTFTISNGGVFGSMLSTPIVNMPQSAILGMHTIKDRAVVVNNEIVIRPIMYLALTYDHRLLDGRDAVQFLSAIKDYIENPNLMLID encoded by the exons ATGACACAGAACCTTGTGCTTCGATTGAAC AAACCCCTGTTTTATAACGCGAAAGGGATTAGCAGGATCCTCAACCTGGAGTGCAAGCAGTGCGTGAAATGCCATTCCAAATTTAAAAGATGCTTCTCCATAG ACACGATAAAAGTACCCAGGCTTGGAGATTCCATTACGGAAGGTACCATAagtgaatggaaaaaaaaagtgggtgATTATGTTAAGATGGATGAAACGATAACGATTATCGACACAGACAAAGTAAGCGTCGACATAAACTCCAAAGTCAGTGGGGAgctttcaaaaatatttgcagaAGCGGGAGAGATCGTTTTGGTCGATGCGCCCCTATGCGAAATAGACACTTCAGTGGAGCCGCCTGCTAACATATCAGAagtgaagaaagaaatagCACAAAGCAAAACTGTGGAAGAGAGTGAAGAAATTggaagcgaaaaagagaaggatGAAAAGGACCAAAATAGCGCACACAAAGAAAGCGAAAGAAGAATAAGTGATGAAAATAACGCAGGAATGCTATACGAAACCGTTAGTGAAAGAACCGAAACGAGAGTGCGCATGTTGCCAATAAGAAAACGAATTGCCGAAAGACTCAAAGAATCGCAAAACACTTGCGCGTTACTAACCACATTTAACGAATGCGATATGAGCAAAGTGATAGTCCTACGCAGTGAGTTAAAAGACATCTTTCAAAAGAAGCATGGATGCAAATTAGGGTTCATGTCTCTCTTCATGCATGCGTCAACCTTAgctctaaaaaaaatgccacaaGTAAATGCATACATCGATAACGATGAAATTGTGTACAGAAATTATATTGACATATCCGTAGCAGTGGCCACACCGAACGGATTAACAGTTCCAATTATTCGAAAttgtcaaaataaaaaattatcagaACTTGAACAGTCTCTATCCGAGTTAGCTACCAAAGCGAGAAACAACAAATTGTCGTTAGACGATTTCACGGGGGGTACTTTTACCATTTCGAATGGAGGCGTTTTTGGTAGCATGTTAAGCACACCTATTGTGAACATGCCACAGTCGGCTATACTAGGTATGCACACAATAAAAGATAGAGCCGTAGTGGTAAACAATGAAATTGTCATTAGGCCTATCATGTATTTGGCCCTAACTTATGACCACAGATTACTGGATGGAAGAGATGCCGTGCAATTTTTAAGCGCAATAAAGGACTATATAGAAAACCCGAACCTTATGCTGATTGATTGA
- a CDS encoding hypothetical protein (putative) codes for MSFFAQGEVANKISEIEKKCEESLNEILRSANEVTEISKKAEEELEHQTEQIKHINKETENIEENLNQSQYHLEGIKYWWKNINSFLGFETFNSSENKTVNNQLNSNTKKKTSHNYNHKYAKNDDKFCRSALNIQETPKRKGTFDEKYESDLTTLSSMLDELHTRALVMGNTINEQNRMLGGVNEKMENNIEKIRDQQKLMKEIMKK; via the exons ATGAGCTTCTTTGCACAAGGCGAGGTTGCCAAT AAAATAAGTgagattgaaaaaaaatgcgaagaaAGCTTGAATGAAATATTGAGGTCAGCAAATGAAGTCACCgaaatttcgaaaaaagcGGAAGAGGAGTTAGAACATCAGACAG aacaaataaaacatatCAATAAGGAGACCGAAAATATTGAGGAAAACCTGAATCAAAGTCAGTACCACTTGGAAGGAATAAAATACTGgtggaaaaacataaactCATTCCTAGGATTCGAAACGTTTAACAGTAGCGAAAATAAAACCGTAAATAATCAGCTGAATAGTAacacgaagaaaaaaacaagtcaTAATTATAATCATAAATATGCAAAGAATGACGACAAGTTTTGTAGAAGCGCTCTGAATATACAAGAGACACCCAAAa GGAAAGGCACATTCGACGAAAAATACGAAAGCGACTTGACTACCCTGTCTTCCATG CTGGACGAATTGCACACGAGGGCCTTGGTTATGGGGAACACAATAAACGAGCAGAACAGGATG CTAGGGGGtgtgaacgaaaaaatggaaaacaacATAGAGAAAATTCGGGATCAGCAAAAATTGATGAaggaaattatgaaaaagtGA
- a CDS encoding hypothetical protein (putative): MNTSNQNGEKNLLIYDKSSKVGCIYFIGISSNFYRGKVILKKNCISDRIVRYTNLSENLLLIKNGNYNFKQTAILIKGITIFLHRQLEVLLTDFYAMYKKCLFSSLNECRLQNVETTMMALFEGKRPTT; encoded by the exons atgaatacgTCGAACCAGAACGGAGAGAAAAACCTGTTGATATATGACAAGTCCAGCAAGGTAGGATGCATTTACTTCATAGGCATCAGCAGCAACTTCTATCGAGGCAAAGtgattcttaaaaaaaactgcatcaGTGACAGAATAGTGAGATACACAAACTTAAGCGAAAATttgttgttaataaaaaatggaaattacaattttaaacAAACGGCAATATTAATTAAAGGGATAACCATCTTTCTGCACAGGCAGCTGGAGGTGTTACTAACTGATTTCTATGCCATGTATAAGAAGTGCTTATTCAGTAGCCTGAATGAATGTAGGCTCCAAAATg TGGAGACCACGATGATGGCACTTTTCGAAGGAAAAAGGCCAACTACctaa